From a region of the Trichocoleus sp. genome:
- the kaiB gene encoding circadian clock protein KaiB: MSPLKKTYILKLYVAGNTPNSVRALKTLNNILEKEFQGVYALKVIDVLKNPQLAEEDKILATPTLAKILPPPVRKIIGDLSDRERVLIGLDLLYEELQEDEAEIE, encoded by the coding sequence ATGAGCCCTCTCAAAAAAACTTACATCCTCAAGCTTTATGTAGCTGGAAATACGCCTAATTCAGTGCGGGCGCTAAAAACCTTGAACAATATATTAGAAAAAGAGTTTCAAGGGGTCTATGCCTTAAAAGTTATTGATGTGCTCAAAAACCCTCAATTGGCAGAAGAAGACAAAATCCTGGCAACGCCAACTCTAGCAAAAATTCTACCGCCACCTGTCCGTAAAATTATTGGGGATCTGTCCGATCGAGAGCGTGTGCTGATTGGGCTAGACTTGCTGTATGAGGAACTCCAGGAGGATGAG